The following proteins come from a genomic window of Corynebacterium sp. P4-C1:
- a CDS encoding SMI1/KNR4 family protein has protein sequence MKSTFTITATLNELEFLMGTVYPPAFMALGDGMALADIQRTVNAYSPLLEKAGVDFPSELVELYHWHNGSNRTDIIGPVQLLSLEEALETWRALIDAKDTEFPSDAWYYPSWIPFAKSWSDCYLCIDAKGVAGGNRGQIVEFERDHPMRTIQALYMRDWFQCVVDDYSLEEYTRTHGIPAGEEGEDGLYDYDPEEPPEGPSCYINHFKAGA, from the coding sequence ATGAAGAGCACGTTCACGATCACAGCGACTCTCAACGAACTCGAATTTCTCATGGGCACCGTTTACCCGCCGGCGTTCATGGCTTTAGGCGACGGGATGGCGCTCGCCGACATCCAGCGGACGGTGAACGCGTATTCGCCGCTGCTGGAAAAAGCCGGCGTCGATTTCCCCTCCGAGCTGGTCGAGCTGTACCACTGGCACAACGGCTCGAACCGCACGGACATCATCGGCCCAGTCCAGCTACTCAGCCTCGAGGAGGCATTAGAGACATGGCGCGCGCTTATCGACGCTAAAGACACCGAATTCCCCTCCGATGCCTGGTACTACCCGAGCTGGATTCCCTTCGCTAAATCCTGGTCCGACTGTTATCTGTGCATTGACGCCAAGGGAGTTGCCGGCGGCAACCGCGGCCAGATCGTGGAATTCGAACGTGACCACCCGATGCGGACTATTCAGGCGCTCTACATGCGGGATTGGTTCCAATGCGTGGTGGATGATTACTCGCTGGAGGAATACACCCGAACCCATGGAATCCCCGCCGGCGAGGAGGGCGAGGACGGTCTCTACGACTACGACCCAGAGGAGCCGCCGGAGGGGCCGAGCTGCTACATCAACCACTTCAAGGCGGGAGCATAG
- a CDS encoding IS481 family transposase — MNSPNRNLAIVKAVRDQGEPVIKVAKRFGISRQRVYKILAEFDAGGAEAIAPKSRAPHTHPNAVPDSLRNYIIDMRKELTKAGLDAGPDTIAFHLDRQGLRTPSTSTIRRIITDAGLVDPQPQKKPRSSYIRFEAAMPNECWQADITYLFLIDGRRVEVLDFIDDHSRYLLSITARPAFTGPAVAAELQRLIDTYGPPASTLTDNGLVFTARLAGRKGGRNAFEKVLTDNCIQQKNGRPGHPQTQGKIERFHQTLKRWINAQPPAETIPHLQRQLNEFAAYYNTERPHRSLGRRTPQQAYTTGPKAEPNHTPEEEWRVRNDVVAPSGKVTIRYAGRLYSLGIGRAYYGEEVLMVITDNHITTSLKETGEPIAEHYIDTSRNYQKAYWRKGQPPLT, encoded by the coding sequence ATGAACAGCCCGAACCGCAACCTTGCCATCGTCAAAGCCGTCCGTGATCAAGGTGAACCAGTCATCAAAGTCGCCAAACGCTTCGGCATCTCCCGCCAGCGCGTCTACAAGATTCTTGCCGAGTTCGACGCCGGCGGCGCAGAGGCCATCGCCCCGAAATCCCGCGCACCGCACACCCACCCAAATGCCGTGCCGGACAGCTTGCGCAACTACATCATCGACATGCGCAAAGAACTCACCAAAGCAGGACTCGACGCAGGCCCAGACACCATCGCCTTCCACCTAGACAGGCAGGGGCTTCGCACCCCGTCAACATCAACGATCCGCCGCATCATCACTGACGCCGGACTCGTCGACCCGCAACCACAAAAGAAACCACGCAGCTCCTACATCAGGTTTGAAGCCGCCATGCCCAACGAATGCTGGCAAGCCGACATCACCTACCTCTTCCTCATCGACGGCAGACGCGTAGAAGTCCTCGACTTCATCGACGACCACTCCCGCTACCTGCTATCAATCACCGCCCGGCCAGCATTTACAGGCCCAGCAGTCGCAGCAGAACTCCAACGCCTCATCGACACCTACGGCCCACCGGCATCCACGCTCACTGACAACGGGCTGGTGTTCACCGCCCGGTTAGCCGGACGAAAAGGCGGCCGCAACGCTTTTGAGAAAGTCCTCACCGACAACTGCATCCAACAGAAAAACGGCCGGCCAGGACACCCACAAACTCAAGGCAAAATCGAACGCTTCCACCAAACACTCAAACGCTGGATCAACGCCCAACCACCCGCCGAAACCATCCCCCACCTTCAACGACAACTCAACGAATTCGCCGCCTACTACAACACCGAACGCCCCCACAGATCACTTGGGCGGCGCACCCCACAACAGGCATACACAACAGGACCCAAGGCCGAACCCAACCACACCCCCGAAGAAGAATGGCGCGTCCGCAACGATGTCGTCGCCCCCAGCGGCAAAGTCACCATCCGCTACGCCGGCAGGCTCTACAGCCTAGGAATCGGACGCGCCTACTACGGCGAAGAAGTCCTGATGGTCATCACCGACAACCACATCACAACATCACTAAAAGAAACCGGCGAACCCATCGCCGAGCACTACATCGACACATCCCGCAATTACCAAAAAGCCTACTGGCGAAAAGGCCAACCCCCACTGACCTGA
- a CDS encoding cytochrome c oxidase assembly protein: MSRKQAVQSAWPVYLAVLVAGAVVAGALSFSFVGGSLAALGIPDPGPLTTAGLPALRGVAWLLAALSTGSFMFSAFMIPPKGTKLIDAPLTVDGHLAARTASWSSAGLALISALMIPLVLSDVSGTPLVEVIFSSEMWATALDRVAEAKIWLIVGLIAAVVAAAGLACGSWASQVPLFIGAVITVVPLGLSGHSASGGNHDYGTNSYLWHLVFMMVWVGGLLALIAHGRRLGPHMPQAVRRYSMVALFAFFTMMISGVVNALIRVQFSDLTSTAYGWTVLLKVIGLAVLGLLGFAHRQLTIPQLEAKPGLFVRLAVVETLVMAAVTGVAVSMGRTPPPAPLEPDLTAMQIQMGYNLEAAPTVTNVFGIWRFEMFFSVIAVLLAVYYLHLVRRVDGWDHSRTAWWLAGCATTVLTMSSGIGMYMPASFSIHMVVHMVLSMVVPVFLVLGAPLTLVKEAYPEGEFNPRAWVEAFQESTFLKVVTYPPVSTVQFLVVFYVLYVFPSFYEFAVSEHAGHLIMNAVFLLSGYFYFWDLIGPDEVPNRRSTVIRFAWFVFSMPIHLFMGVYLMQLNFILAENFYTNLELPWNPDLLRDQKVGGGIGWAAGGFPMALVFVILLLGWLRDDRADARAIDRREADSGDEEWRAYNEMLAQYSARTKNGQNPRQ; the protein is encoded by the coding sequence ATGTCGCGTAAGCAAGCAGTGCAGTCGGCCTGGCCGGTCTATCTCGCGGTGCTGGTCGCCGGTGCCGTGGTGGCCGGGGCGTTGTCGTTCAGTTTCGTGGGGGGCTCGCTGGCCGCGCTGGGAATTCCGGACCCGGGTCCGCTGACCACCGCGGGGTTGCCGGCGTTGCGCGGCGTCGCGTGGTTGCTGGCGGCGCTGTCCACTGGGTCGTTCATGTTCTCGGCGTTCATGATTCCGCCGAAGGGCACGAAGCTTATCGACGCCCCGCTCACCGTCGACGGGCACCTCGCCGCCCGGACGGCATCCTGGTCCAGCGCGGGGTTGGCGCTCATTTCTGCGCTGATGATTCCGCTTGTGCTGTCGGACGTCTCCGGCACGCCGTTGGTCGAGGTCATCTTCTCGTCGGAGATGTGGGCCACTGCGCTGGACCGTGTGGCGGAGGCGAAGATCTGGCTGATCGTGGGGCTGATCGCCGCGGTTGTCGCCGCGGCGGGGTTGGCCTGCGGTTCGTGGGCTTCCCAGGTGCCGCTGTTCATCGGTGCGGTGATCACGGTCGTGCCATTGGGGCTGTCGGGCCACTCGGCGTCAGGCGGCAACCACGATTACGGCACGAACTCCTACCTGTGGCACCTGGTGTTCATGATGGTGTGGGTCGGCGGCCTGCTGGCGCTCATCGCCCACGGGCGGCGCTTGGGCCCGCACATGCCGCAGGCTGTGCGCCGGTACTCGATGGTGGCGCTGTTCGCCTTCTTCACGATGATGATCTCCGGCGTGGTCAACGCCCTGATCCGCGTGCAGTTCTCCGATCTCACCTCCACCGCTTACGGGTGGACGGTGCTGCTCAAGGTGATCGGCCTCGCCGTGCTTGGGCTGCTCGGCTTCGCGCACCGCCAGCTCACCATCCCGCAGCTGGAGGCCAAGCCGGGACTGTTCGTGCGCCTCGCGGTCGTCGAAACGCTCGTGATGGCGGCGGTGACAGGCGTGGCTGTGTCCATGGGGCGCACCCCGCCGCCTGCTCCCCTGGAACCCGACCTGACCGCGATGCAGATCCAGATGGGCTACAACCTCGAGGCCGCCCCGACGGTGACCAATGTCTTCGGCATCTGGCGCTTCGAGATGTTCTTCAGCGTTATCGCCGTGCTGCTAGCTGTGTACTACCTGCACCTGGTCCGCCGCGTCGACGGCTGGGACCATTCGCGCACCGCGTGGTGGTTGGCCGGCTGCGCGACAACGGTGCTGACGATGTCATCCGGAATCGGCATGTACATGCCCGCGAGCTTCTCCATCCACATGGTGGTGCACATGGTGCTGTCGATGGTGGTCCCGGTCTTCCTCGTGCTCGGTGCCCCGCTGACCCTGGTCAAGGAGGCGTACCCGGAAGGGGAGTTCAACCCGCGCGCATGGGTGGAAGCGTTCCAGGAATCCACCTTCCTGAAGGTGGTCACCTACCCGCCGGTGTCCACCGTGCAGTTCCTCGTGGTCTTCTACGTGCTTTACGTCTTCCCGTCGTTCTACGAGTTCGCGGTCTCCGAGCACGCCGGCCACCTGATCATGAACGCCGTCTTCCTGCTCTCGGGCTACTTCTACTTCTGGGACCTGATCGGGCCCGACGAGGTGCCGAACCGCCGCTCTACGGTGATCCGCTTCGCGTGGTTCGTCTTCTCCATGCCCATCCACCTGTTCATGGGCGTGTACCTGATGCAGCTCAATTTCATCCTGGCGGAGAACTTCTACACGAACCTCGAGCTGCCGTGGAACCCGGATCTGCTGCGCGACCAGAAGGTGGGAGGCGGCATCGGTTGGGCGGCCGGCGGTTTCCCCATGGCGCTTGTCTTCGTCATTCTTCTGCTGGGCTGGCTTCGCGACGACCGCGCCGACGCGAGAGCCATCGACCGCCGGGAAGCAGATTCCGGCGACGAGGAGTGGCGGGCGTACAACGAGATGCTCGCGCAGTACTCCGCGCGCACCAAGAACGGACAAAATCCGCGCCAGTAG
- a CDS encoding single-stranded DNA-binding protein yields the protein MSQLPITLSGNLTDDPVIKNFDTGSTLTRMRVATSRRVRTDNEDENGNAQWADTDLLYIDVECWGQLAVNTHVSLVKGMPVVVVGRLVSDKWTDAEGKTRYKHIIKANQIALELTRFQASSRSTSVQKHTVKGMNEVEETTRDDIVEETGEIATTSSSSTSPANSGGESGVVERSGTAEDLSFADREREKVEAEQGAPVPVG from the coding sequence ATGTCCCAACTTCCCATCACTCTTTCCGGCAACCTCACCGACGACCCGGTGATCAAGAATTTCGACACCGGCAGCACCCTGACCCGGATGCGCGTGGCCACCAGCCGCCGTGTGCGCACCGATAACGAGGACGAGAACGGCAACGCCCAGTGGGCGGACACGGACCTGCTCTACATCGATGTGGAGTGCTGGGGCCAGCTGGCCGTCAACACCCACGTCTCCCTTGTGAAGGGCATGCCCGTCGTGGTCGTCGGGCGCCTCGTCTCCGACAAGTGGACCGATGCCGAGGGCAAGACCCGCTACAAGCACATCATCAAGGCGAACCAGATCGCGCTGGAGCTGACCCGCTTCCAGGCGTCCTCCCGCTCGACCAGCGTGCAGAAGCACACCGTCAAGGGGATGAACGAGGTCGAGGAAACCACCCGCGACGACATTGTCGAAGAGACCGGCGAAATCGCCACCACCTCCAGCAGCTCCACAAGCCCTGCCAACTCAGGCGGGGAATCCGGCGTGGTGGAGCGCTCCGGAACGGCCGAGGATTTGAGCTTCGCCGACCGCGAACGCGAGAAGGTTGAAGCGGAGCAGGGGGCACCGGTGCCCGTCGGCTAG
- the ettA gene encoding energy-dependent translational throttle protein EttA, with protein sequence MAEFIYTMKNVRRAVGDKVILDNVTMAFYPGAKIGVVGPNGAGKSSLLKIMAGIDQPNNGEAFLDPGATVGILLQEPPLNEEKTVRQNVEEGLGDIFDKKQRFEEIAAEMATNYSDELMEEMGKLQEELDAADAWEVDSKIEQAMEALRCPPSDSPVTNLSGGERRRVALAKLLLTQPDLLLLDEPTNHLDAESVLWLEKHLQDYPGAVLAVTHDRYFLDHVAEWICEVDRGKLYPYEGNYSTYLEKKAERLEVAGKKDQKLQKRLKGELEWVRSSPKARQAKNKARLERYEEMAAEAEQYRKLDFEEIQIPTPPRLGNKVVEVKDLNKGFDGRTLIKDLSFTLPRNGIVGVIGPNGVGKSTLFKTIVGFEEPDSGSVEVGETVKISYVDQNRENIDPEQTVWEVVSDGLDYIHVGQNEMPSRAYLSAFGFKGPDQQKPSKVLSGGERNRLNLALTLKQGGNLILLDEPTNDLDVETLGSLENALQKFPGCAVVISHDRWFLDRTCTHILAWEGNIEEGKWFWFEGNFGDYEANKVDRLGEEAAKPSRVTHRKLTR encoded by the coding sequence GTGGCCGAGTTCATCTACACGATGAAGAATGTTCGCAGGGCCGTCGGTGACAAAGTCATTTTGGACAATGTCACGATGGCCTTTTATCCCGGCGCCAAGATCGGCGTCGTGGGCCCCAACGGCGCAGGCAAGTCCTCGCTGCTGAAGATCATGGCGGGCATCGACCAGCCGAATAACGGCGAGGCTTTCCTCGACCCGGGTGCAACAGTCGGCATCCTGCTGCAGGAGCCGCCGCTGAACGAGGAGAAGACGGTCCGCCAGAACGTCGAGGAGGGCCTGGGCGACATCTTCGACAAGAAGCAGCGTTTCGAGGAGATCGCCGCCGAGATGGCCACGAACTACTCCGACGAGCTCATGGAAGAAATGGGCAAGCTGCAGGAGGAGCTCGACGCGGCTGACGCGTGGGAGGTCGACTCCAAGATCGAGCAGGCGATGGAGGCTCTGCGCTGCCCGCCGTCCGATTCGCCGGTGACCAACCTTTCCGGTGGTGAGCGCCGCCGCGTCGCACTGGCCAAGCTGCTCCTCACACAGCCCGACCTGCTGCTTCTCGACGAGCCGACGAACCACCTCGACGCCGAGTCCGTCCTGTGGCTGGAGAAGCACCTGCAGGATTACCCGGGTGCCGTCCTCGCCGTGACTCACGACCGTTACTTCCTCGACCATGTCGCGGAGTGGATCTGCGAGGTCGACCGCGGAAAGCTCTACCCGTACGAGGGCAATTACTCCACCTACCTGGAGAAGAAGGCTGAGCGTCTCGAGGTCGCCGGCAAGAAGGACCAGAAGCTGCAGAAGCGCCTGAAGGGCGAGCTGGAGTGGGTCCGCTCCTCGCCGAAGGCGCGCCAGGCGAAGAACAAGGCGCGTCTGGAGCGCTACGAGGAGATGGCGGCCGAGGCGGAGCAGTACCGCAAGCTCGACTTCGAGGAAATCCAGATCCCGACTCCGCCGCGTCTGGGCAACAAGGTTGTCGAGGTCAAGGACCTGAACAAGGGCTTCGACGGCCGCACCCTGATCAAGGACTTGTCGTTCACCTTGCCGCGCAACGGCATCGTGGGTGTCATCGGCCCGAACGGTGTGGGTAAGTCGACGCTGTTCAAGACGATCGTGGGCTTCGAGGAGCCGGATTCCGGTTCTGTCGAAGTCGGCGAGACCGTGAAGATCTCCTACGTCGACCAGAACCGCGAGAACATCGACCCGGAGCAGACGGTGTGGGAGGTCGTCTCCGACGGCCTGGATTACATTCACGTTGGCCAGAACGAAATGCCGTCCCGCGCTTACCTGTCCGCGTTCGGTTTCAAGGGCCCGGACCAGCAGAAGCCGTCCAAGGTGCTCTCCGGCGGTGAGCGCAACCGCCTGAACCTGGCGCTGACGCTCAAGCAGGGCGGAAACCTGATCCTCCTCGACGAGCCGACCAACGATCTCGACGTGGAGACCTTGGGCTCCCTGGAGAACGCGCTGCAGAAATTCCCGGGCTGCGCTGTGGTCATTTCGCACGATCGCTGGTTCCTCGACCGAACCTGCACCCACATCCTCGCCTGGGAGGGCAATATTGAGGAAGGCAAGTGGTTCTGGTTCGAAGGCAACTTCGGCGACTACGAGGCCAACAAGGTGGACAGGCTCGGCGAAGAAGCTGCCAAGCCGTCCCGCGTCACGCACCGCAAACTGACGCGCTAG
- a CDS encoding thioesterase family protein produces the protein MAENAPNNIQHITLRWNDFDRYDHLNNCKFLDISQEARIAFMRENFSDREQEFGVFVRHVEIDYLRPVMADTTSVEVETTVTEIGNTSFKTRQDLKDRQGRVCGVVNTVLVAVDLSTASPREITHEERGILTAGSAPAGE, from the coding sequence ATGGCCGAGAACGCCCCGAACAATATCCAGCACATCACGTTGCGCTGGAATGATTTCGACCGTTACGACCACCTGAACAACTGCAAGTTCCTGGATATCTCGCAGGAGGCGCGCATCGCCTTCATGCGCGAGAATTTCAGCGACCGCGAGCAGGAATTCGGTGTGTTCGTCCGCCATGTTGAGATCGACTACCTGCGTCCGGTCATGGCCGACACCACGTCGGTCGAGGTGGAGACCACTGTCACGGAGATCGGCAACACGTCCTTCAAGACACGGCAGGATCTGAAGGACCGCCAGGGCCGCGTGTGCGGCGTGGTCAACACGGTGCTGGTCGCCGTCGACCTGTCCACGGCCTCCCCGCGCGAGATCACGCACGAGGAGCGCGGCATTCTCACCGCGGGCTCTGCTCCGGCGGGGGAGTAG
- a CDS encoding D-arabinono-1,4-lactone oxidase: MTFTISKPEMRTGVNFRNWSGSVNTNPTAFYYPATVEEVQHIVRTLPAGETVRTVGGGHSFTPVAAGTQSMISLDKLAGIVRIDPETKRVRFLAGTRLHRIPEYLQPFGLALANQGDIDVQSVAGAISTSTHGTGIEWTGFAGTITGLSLIDADGNRREYSIDTEPDALRLVTVSLGALGVIVEVEMQCVDAFDLLAEEGADSLDAVLDSWEANSRAVDHYEAFWFPHTDRAMVKSNTRLAPGAPAPGGDPKVRGRITRFIEDDLIGNGAFAAALAVARAVPKATPMLNSVAAGAMAANRYRSRAHDVFATPRRVRFHETEFAVPLENGPEAVREIRRELDRRNWLIPFPLELRTTAADDVALSTSTGRESMYIAFHVPRAMNSHEYFPAVQDILKAAGGRPHWGKMHTLGREDFSEMYPRFDEFCALREHMDPARKFGSEHLTRLFG, encoded by the coding sequence ATGACCTTCACAATCAGCAAACCTGAAATGCGTACGGGCGTGAACTTCCGCAACTGGTCCGGGTCGGTGAACACGAACCCGACCGCGTTCTACTACCCCGCCACAGTCGAGGAAGTGCAGCACATCGTGCGCACCCTGCCCGCCGGGGAGACGGTGCGCACCGTCGGCGGCGGACACTCGTTCACGCCAGTGGCGGCGGGCACGCAATCGATGATCAGCCTGGACAAGCTGGCCGGCATCGTGCGCATCGACCCGGAGACGAAACGCGTCCGCTTCCTCGCCGGCACCCGCCTGCACCGCATCCCCGAGTACTTGCAGCCGTTCGGACTCGCACTGGCTAACCAAGGCGATATCGACGTCCAGTCCGTCGCCGGCGCCATCTCCACCTCCACACACGGCACGGGCATCGAATGGACTGGCTTCGCGGGCACGATCACGGGTCTTTCGCTTATCGACGCCGACGGCAACCGTCGCGAGTACTCCATCGACACCGAGCCCGACGCTCTGCGCCTGGTGACTGTCTCGCTGGGCGCCCTGGGTGTCATCGTGGAAGTGGAGATGCAGTGCGTCGACGCCTTCGACCTGCTCGCGGAGGAGGGAGCCGATAGCCTCGATGCAGTGTTGGATTCCTGGGAGGCCAACTCCCGCGCCGTCGACCACTACGAGGCGTTCTGGTTCCCTCACACGGACCGGGCGATGGTGAAGTCGAATACCCGTCTGGCACCCGGGGCTCCCGCCCCCGGCGGAGACCCGAAAGTGCGCGGCCGGATCACGCGGTTCATCGAAGACGACCTCATTGGCAACGGCGCATTCGCCGCCGCGCTCGCCGTGGCCCGGGCCGTTCCTAAAGCAACCCCGATGCTCAATAGCGTGGCGGCGGGCGCGATGGCCGCGAACCGCTACCGTTCCCGCGCCCACGACGTCTTCGCCACTCCGCGCCGGGTGCGCTTCCACGAGACCGAATTCGCCGTGCCGCTGGAAAACGGCCCGGAGGCAGTCCGCGAGATCCGCCGCGAGTTGGACCGCCGCAACTGGCTCATCCCTTTCCCGCTCGAGCTGCGCACCACCGCCGCCGACGACGTGGCTCTGTCCACCTCCACCGGCCGCGAATCGATGTACATCGCCTTCCACGTGCCGCGGGCGATGAACTCCCACGAGTATTTCCCCGCTGTCCAAGACATCCTCAAAGCCGCCGGCGGGCGACCCCACTGGGGAAAGATGCACACGCTCGGCCGGGAGGATTTCTCGGAGATGTACCCGCGTTTCGACGAATTCTGCGCGCTGCGCGAGCACATGGATCCCGCCCGTAAATTCGGGTCGGAGCACCTCACACGGCTGTTCGGCTAG
- a CDS encoding alanine racemase, with amino-acid sequence MPSTLTTPSQTLLAVVPPLVESGQIAAPYAVVDIAAFDHNAEEMAGRAGGLPIRVASKSLRSVTALRRALDHDGFTGILSYSVPEAIRLAPEGFDDIVVAYPCVNSSALRELAADKQLRDVITVMVDCEEHLELIEAAAQGSGPVKVAIDLDCTLHLPGAVIGPRRSPVRTPEQVDGLARRIVDKRCLRLVGVMAYEGQVASVTDAEAGVAGSVKRWLRRTSMEQLGPRRKACIDAARAHADLEFVNGGGTGSLDVSAAEGTLTELAAGSGFYTPVIFDHFATVNHRAAAFFICQVSRIPARGWATVNSGGWIASGPPAADRVPVAVHPGGLRYSATEGAGEVQTPLHGPAADSVAVGDLVWFRHAKAGEMTEHVDGIVAVHPDGTAETWDTYRGNGWTLR; translated from the coding sequence ATGCCGTCCACTCTCACCACCCCTTCACAAACATTGCTCGCGGTCGTGCCGCCGCTCGTGGAGAGCGGGCAGATCGCGGCCCCGTACGCCGTCGTCGACATCGCCGCCTTCGACCACAATGCCGAGGAGATGGCCGGCCGCGCAGGCGGGCTGCCGATCCGCGTGGCATCGAAATCGTTGCGCAGCGTCACTGCACTGCGCAGGGCGCTCGACCATGACGGCTTCACCGGGATCCTCTCCTACAGCGTCCCGGAGGCCATCCGCCTGGCACCCGAAGGCTTCGACGACATTGTCGTCGCCTACCCCTGCGTGAATTCATCCGCGCTGCGGGAACTCGCGGCAGACAAGCAGCTGCGGGATGTCATCACCGTCATGGTCGACTGCGAAGAACACCTCGAGCTGATCGAAGCGGCGGCACAAGGTTCGGGACCCGTTAAGGTCGCCATCGACCTGGACTGCACGCTGCACCTGCCCGGCGCGGTCATCGGGCCGCGGCGCTCCCCGGTGCGGACACCGGAGCAGGTGGACGGGCTGGCACGACGGATCGTCGATAAGCGTTGCCTCCGCCTCGTCGGGGTCATGGCCTACGAGGGTCAGGTCGCGTCCGTCACTGATGCGGAGGCCGGCGTGGCCGGGTCTGTGAAGCGGTGGCTGCGGCGCACCTCGATGGAGCAGCTGGGGCCACGGCGCAAGGCGTGCATCGATGCGGCGCGGGCTCACGCGGACCTGGAATTCGTCAACGGCGGCGGCACCGGCTCGCTCGACGTCAGCGCCGCCGAAGGCACGTTGACGGAGCTCGCGGCCGGCTCCGGGTTCTACACCCCGGTCATCTTCGACCACTTCGCCACGGTGAACCACCGCGCCGCCGCGTTCTTCATCTGCCAAGTCTCGCGGATCCCGGCGCGGGGGTGGGCCACCGTCAACTCGGGCGGTTGGATCGCCTCTGGCCCGCCCGCCGCCGACCGCGTCCCTGTCGCCGTGCACCCCGGCGGACTGCGCTATTCCGCGACAGAAGGCGCGGGCGAGGTGCAGACCCCGCTGCACGGACCGGCAGCGGACAGTGTGGCCGTCGGGGACCTGGTGTGGTTCCGCCACGCGAAGGCCGGCGAGATGACGGAGCACGTCGACGGGATCGTCGCCGTCCACCCGGACGGCACGGCAGAAACTTGGGACACATACAGAGGAAATGGGTGGACACTGCGATGA
- a CDS encoding globin has product MDNDAQTMYEALGEDFFRRLVHGFYEQVRGDDLIGPMYPEDDLAGAEDRLRWFLVQYWGGPQTFSERRGAPMLRRRHFPYSIGREEAERWLKLMETSLDQFTSEELLPAQRDALWNHMQRVAYMMINKPEEHPGMASPGRNLMP; this is encoded by the coding sequence ATGGATAACGACGCGCAGACCATGTACGAGGCACTCGGCGAGGACTTCTTCCGCCGGCTCGTGCACGGCTTCTACGAACAAGTGCGCGGGGACGACCTGATCGGCCCCATGTACCCCGAAGACGACCTCGCCGGCGCCGAGGACCGCCTCCGCTGGTTCCTCGTGCAGTACTGGGGCGGCCCGCAGACCTTCAGCGAACGGCGCGGTGCGCCGATGCTGCGGCGGCGCCACTTCCCCTACTCCATCGGCAGGGAGGAAGCGGAGCGCTGGTTGAAGCTAATGGAGACGTCCCTCGACCAGTTCACCAGCGAAGAACTCCTGCCCGCCCAGCGGGATGCACTGTGGAACCACATGCAGCGGGTCGCGTACATGATGATCAACAAGCCCGAGGAGCACCCCGGCATGGCCTCGCCAGGCCGCAACCTCATGCCGTAG
- a CDS encoding cystathionine gamma-synthase, with product MSAGFNTDSIHAGYEPDSLYGSINTPIYASTTFAQDDLAVTRNGYEYTRVGNPTITALEKAVAALEKADYCVAYSSGMAAVDSVLRILLKPGDHIVIGNDAYGGTYRLIQQIFSHWGIENTPVDITDVDEVAAAIQPNTKVVWVETPTNPLLSIADIGALSAVKGDATLVVDNTFASPYLQQPLELGADVVLHSTTKYIGGHSDVVGGVVCARRPADTESKGVTGVTAASFDALNDFEDQLRFFFGWVGAIPSPFDTYLTARGLKTLGVRMDRHCDNAEAVAKHLAASDKVDCVYYPGLKDHPGHETAARQMRRFGGMVSVAFNTAEQAITFCRSTKLFCLAESLGGVESLLEHPATMTHVSVAGSALEVPPTLVRISVGIEDEADLIADLDQALAKL from the coding sequence ATGTCTGCCGGATTCAACACCGATTCCATTCACGCTGGGTACGAGCCCGATTCCCTCTACGGATCGATCAACACCCCGATCTACGCGTCGACCACCTTCGCGCAGGACGACCTGGCCGTGACCCGCAACGGTTACGAATACACCCGCGTGGGCAACCCCACGATCACTGCGCTGGAGAAGGCCGTCGCCGCGCTCGAGAAGGCCGACTACTGTGTCGCCTACTCCTCCGGCATGGCCGCCGTGGACTCGGTGCTGCGCATCCTGCTCAAGCCGGGCGACCACATCGTCATCGGAAACGACGCCTACGGCGGAACCTACCGCCTCATCCAGCAGATTTTCAGCCATTGGGGCATCGAGAACACCCCAGTGGACATCACCGACGTCGACGAGGTCGCCGCCGCGATCCAGCCCAATACCAAGGTCGTCTGGGTGGAGACCCCGACGAACCCGCTGCTGTCCATCGCCGACATCGGCGCCCTGTCCGCAGTCAAAGGTGACGCCACCCTCGTCGTGGACAACACTTTCGCCTCCCCGTACCTGCAGCAGCCGCTCGAGCTCGGCGCCGACGTGGTCCTGCACTCGACCACCAAGTACATCGGCGGCCACTCGGACGTCGTCGGCGGTGTCGTGTGCGCCCGCCGCCCGGCGGACACCGAATCCAAGGGCGTGACCGGTGTGACCGCCGCCAGCTTCGACGCGCTGAACGATTTCGAGGACCAGCTGCGCTTCTTCTTCGGCTGGGTCGGCGCGATCCCGTCGCCCTTCGACACCTACCTCACCGCACGCGGCCTGAAGACGCTGGGCGTGCGCATGGACAGGCACTGCGACAATGCAGAAGCCGTGGCCAAGCACCTGGCCGCCTCCGACAAGGTCGACTGCGTGTACTACCCGGGCCTTAAAGACCACCCGGGCCACGAGACCGCCGCCCGCCAGATGCGCCGCTTCGGCGGCATGGTCTCTGTGGCCTTCAACACCGCAGAGCAGGCGATCACGTTCTGCCGCTCCACCAAGCTGTTCTGCCTGGCCGAGTCCCTCGGCGGCGTGGAGAGCCTCCTCGAGCACCCGGCCACCATGACGCACGTCTCCGTCGCCGGTTCCGCTCTCGAGGTGCCGCCGACGCTCGTGCGCATCTCCGTCGGCATCGAGGACGAAGCCGACCTCATCGCCGACCTCGACCAGGCGCTCGCGAAGCTTTAA